Proteins encoded within one genomic window of Sulfolobales archaeon:
- a CDS encoding class I SAM-dependent methyltransferase, which translates to MAIGLDRFIEVAGQLYKRSIELGIPAISPEDGLVLSSIAFIYCASNSYIKAIDAGAGIGYSTIYLAYGMGIGCRGELTAVENRWDRFEELRANLPLLKEIAGDKIEVKVRYGDALEFLRNLENKALDIAFVDIEKSFYPEALRILRDKLKMGGIAIFHNAIAPRPPREFFEIAEREYISTIIPSEAGILLAYKAGKR; encoded by the coding sequence TTGGCAATAGGTTTAGATAGATTTATTGAGGTGGCTGGACAGCTATATAAAAGATCCATAGAACTCGGGATACCAGCTATCTCACCAGAAGACGGCCTGGTTTTATCATCTATAGCCTTTATATATTGCGCCTCAAATAGCTATATAAAAGCTATAGATGCTGGAGCTGGTATAGGATATTCAACTATATATCTAGCCTATGGGATGGGCATAGGCTGCCGAGGAGAGCTCACAGCGGTTGAGAATAGATGGGATAGATTCGAGGAACTCAGAGCCAACCTACCCCTTTTAAAAGAAATAGCAGGTGATAAAATCGAGGTGAAGGTTAGATATGGAGATGCCCTAGAGTTTCTAAGAAACCTCGAGAACAAGGCTCTCGACATAGCTTTCGTCGATATAGAGAAGAGCTTCTATCCCGAAGCGCTTAGGATACTGAGGGATAAGCTTAAAATGGGAGGTATAGCGATATTCCATAATGCCATAGCCCCTAGGCCTCCAAGGGAGTTTTTCGAGATAGCTGAGAGGGAGTATATTAGCACTATAATACCTAGCGAGGCAGGGATATTGCTAGCATATAAGGCTGGGAAGCGATAG
- a CDS encoding FKBP-type peptidyl-prolyl cis-trans isomerase, which produces MPLKERDFVLVEYTVRVKDTGEVIETTSEEVAKNSGIYREGDVYGPKLMIIGEGRYVRGFEEAVASSEVGEEKTVEVEPSKAYGDRDPNKVKILSLRELAKLNIVPEPGKAIEIGGAVGIVKSISGGRVVVDFNHPLSGKTLVFTYKVVKKLEDPVEKIKYLMLRRSRRLSAEKLVIRISQDMIKVEIETPEEVILAEDLQIFKRAVADDIFKYFPEVKQVVFIDNFFRPQ; this is translated from the coding sequence ATGCCGCTAAAGGAGAGGGACTTTGTTCTAGTAGAATATACCGTGAGGGTTAAGGATACAGGTGAGGTTATAGAAACAACCAGCGAGGAGGTTGCCAAGAATAGTGGGATCTATAGGGAGGGAGATGTATATGGGCCTAAACTCATGATAATAGGTGAGGGAAGATATGTTAGGGGTTTTGAGGAGGCTGTAGCCTCCTCAGAGGTTGGCGAGGAGAAGACAGTTGAGGTAGAGCCTTCGAAGGCATATGGTGATAGGGATCCCAACAAGGTTAAGATCCTAAGCCTTAGGGAGCTTGCTAAGCTCAACATAGTGCCCGAGCCTGGGAAGGCTATAGAGATAGGCGGGGCTGTGGGTATTGTTAAGAGCATCTCGGGGGGCAGGGTTGTTGTCGACTTCAACCACCCACTATCTGGTAAGACCCTGGTATTCACCTATAAGGTTGTGAAGAAGCTTGAGGATCCTGTGGAGAAGATTAAATACCTCATGCTGAGAAGATCCAGAAGGCTCTCAGCTGAAAAACTCGTTATAAGGATCTCCCAAGATATGATAAAGGTTGAGATCGAGACCCCTGAGGAGGTTATACTCGCAGAAGATCTACAGATATTCAAGAGAGCAGTGGCAGACGATATATTCAAATACTTCCCAGAGGTTAAGCAGGTAGTCTTCATAGACAACTTCTTCAGACCTCAGTAG